Genomic window (Flavobacteriales bacterium):
AACGCTGACTATTGATGTCAAATGTTCTAATGCTTTCAATTTCTTCGTCAAAAAATTCTATCCTAAAAGGGGATTCGCTAGAGAAAGAAAAGACGTCAACTATTCCGCCTCGAACAGAATACTGACCCGGTTCTATTACGAAATCGACACGTTCGAAGTTATATTCTTGAAGACATTCGTTTAAAAAATCAATGGATATTTTGTCTCCTAGCTTAATATCAAAGGAATTATTTTTTAGTTGCTCTTGACTGATAACCTTTTCAAAAATAGCTTCAGGGTAGCTGACTATTATAGGTAAGTTGTGGTGGTTAAGGCTATTCAAAACCTCCGTTCTTAATAGAACATTTGCATTGTCTGTTTCTTCTAGCTGATAAGGTCTTCTATATGAGCTCGGATAAAACAGCACTTTCTTTTGCAAAAGGGTTTCCAAATCATTCAAGAAATAAGCCGCTTCTTCCTTATCGTTAAAGATAAATAGTTGAGGTCTTCTGATTTTTTGGATACTGTGCGCGGCAATAAGTGCAGTCTGCGCACCGATTAGGTTTTTAAGATGAAATTTGGCTGAATTGTTTTCTCTGAAACAATCTGCCATTGCCGTCAGACAAGGGTGTTCTTTATAATGATTAGATAGGCTTGTCGGTTTCAATTATTTTTCCTGCATAAATGATTCAGCTTTATCAACCATCTCTGTTGAGCCAATAAAAAATGGAACACGCTGATGGAGGTCATTGGCTTCAATATCCATTATTCGCTGAAAGCCATCAGATGCTTTTCCTCCAGCTTCTTCAATAATCCAAGCTAATGGTGCACATTCATACAACAAGCGTAAACGTCCTGTTGGTGCGGCATCCGTATTGGGATATATATATATTCCGCCTTTGAGCATATTTCTGTGAAAGTCAGCTACTAATGAACCCATAAATCGAGCGGTATGGGTACGCTTTCCGTCTTTAGTTTCGTGACAGTATTGAGCGTATTTTCTAACCCCTTCAGGCATTACTTTTTCGTTGGCTTCATTTATGGAGAAAATTTCGCCATTCAGTGGGGTTTTAATATTGGGGTGTGACATGCAAAACTCACCAATAGATGGGTCGAGTGTAAAGCCATTAACACCATTACCTGTAGTATAAACCAACATTGTAGATGAACCGTAAATAACGTATCCTGCTGCTACTTGCTCGGTGCCTTTAACAAAAAATTCATCTTCAGTCACTTCTTTGTTGGTTTCTTTTCTTTTTAGAACGTTGAAAATAGTACCAACTGAAACATTAACATCAATGTTTGATGA
Coding sequences:
- the fbp gene encoding class 1 fructose-bisphosphatase, whose product is MAKITTLAEFITEQQVLKPEATGNLTRLLYDISIAAKIVNREINKAGLVDILGEAGEDNIQGESVKKLDLYANDAFISALNSGGQCAAIASEENEDIIILDGPKSKEGRYLVCMDPLDGSSNIDVNVSVGTIFNVLKRKETNKEVTEDEFFVKGTEQVAAGYVIYGSSTMLVYTTGNGVNGFTLDPSIGEFCMSHPNIKTPLNGEIFSINEANEKVMPEGVRKYAQYCHETKDGKRTHTARFMGSLVADFHRNMLKGGIYIYPNTDAAPTGRLRLLYECAPLAWIIEEAGGKASDGFQRIMDIEANDLHQRVPFFIGSTEMVDKAESFMQEK